A region from the Leptospira venezuelensis genome encodes:
- a CDS encoding adenylate/guanylate cyclase domain-containing protein: protein MSVFKTLFEYCRVPERIWKKLLSIGVEDAPGARYIVATNAVVLITAIFTLVYYIVFTSFGLVFPIWLYLLWTVNVFGYAFVLFFNFIRSHKAARLLLAAVGTMQLLMISRILPQEAGLDLYIIASFAFPFYIFPPEEKKYIYMMETALALLFVAVHIIPYFFDPILSLEPKYRSYFYFTSLILVVAWFSFIGKELAQAAWDADRSLKEEKAKTELLLLNILPRETAEELKKTGSSEPRLISQATVLFTDFYGFTSIAEKLTPNDLVKELDFCFRHFDSVTETHRLEKLKTIGDAYMCVAGVPSYRSSHAVDSLLAALEMLERLEELSKLKKGPNWKARIGIHSGPLVAGVIGARKFSYDVWGDTVNLASRMESNSEPGKVNVTQSIVDLTDEYFQFKSRGKLPVKNKEKTAMYFLLGLKPEFRDRKNPRNPNGKFWEEYGKQFGRREPIVSF, encoded by the coding sequence ATGAGCGTTTTCAAAACCTTGTTCGAATATTGCCGGGTGCCGGAAAGGATCTGGAAAAAATTATTATCGATCGGAGTAGAAGACGCACCCGGAGCCAGATATATAGTCGCTACTAATGCAGTGGTATTGATCACTGCAATATTTACATTAGTTTACTATATTGTATTCACTTCTTTTGGATTAGTGTTTCCGATCTGGCTATATTTACTTTGGACTGTAAATGTATTTGGATATGCATTCGTATTATTCTTTAATTTTATACGTTCCCATAAGGCAGCGCGACTATTACTCGCAGCTGTAGGGACAATGCAGCTTTTGATGATCTCCAGGATCTTGCCGCAAGAAGCAGGATTAGATCTTTATATTATCGCAAGTTTTGCATTTCCATTTTATATCTTCCCTCCTGAAGAAAAAAAATATATCTATATGATGGAAACAGCACTTGCGCTGCTGTTTGTTGCAGTTCATATCATACCATATTTTTTCGATCCTATACTTAGCTTAGAACCTAAATATAGAAGTTACTTTTACTTCACTAGCTTGATCTTAGTTGTTGCATGGTTTTCCTTTATAGGCAAAGAATTGGCACAAGCAGCTTGGGATGCGGATCGCTCTCTCAAAGAAGAAAAAGCGAAAACAGAATTACTTTTATTAAATATACTTCCTAGGGAGACAGCAGAAGAACTCAAGAAGACTGGAAGCTCCGAACCAAGGCTGATCTCTCAGGCCACGGTCCTATTCACAGACTTTTACGGATTCACCTCCATCGCAGAAAAACTCACCCCAAATGATCTTGTAAAAGAATTAGATTTTTGTTTTAGGCATTTTGACTCAGTGACCGAAACACATAGATTAGAAAAATTGAAAACGATCGGGGACGCCTACATGTGTGTGGCAGGTGTTCCTTCTTACAGATCTTCTCACGCAGTAGATAGTTTACTCGCTGCGTTAGAAATGCTCGAACGTCTAGAAGAATTATCTAAATTAAAAAAAGGTCCCAACTGGAAGGCAAGGATAGGTATCCACTCTGGACCCTTGGTTGCAGGAGTTATAGGCGCACGAAAATTCTCCTATGATGTCTGGGGAGACACGGTCAATCTTGCAAGCCGAATGGAATCCAATAGCGAACCCGGTAAAGTAAACGTGACTCAATCTATTGTCGATTTAACAGATGAGTATTTCCAGTTCAAGTCACGCGGAAAACTTCCAGTGAAAAATAAAGAAAAGACCGCGATGTATTTTTTATTAGGATTAAAACCGGAATTCAGAGATCGAAAAAATCCTCGAAACCCAAACGGAAAATTTTGGGAAGAATACGGCAAACAATTCGGAAGAAGAGAACCAATCGTTTCTTTTTAA
- a CDS encoding GyrI-like domain-containing protein, giving the protein MKVFLGVILALIISGIGYFYYLGAFDTVLVKEETLGPFYVLSHDRMGNYRNVGETYEVIQKEFPEKGLKNYKLFGIYKDNPNTVPEEKLRCEVGALFSEPITEVPLGFSLPLKYKVIEKKRYLTADFPLKSFVSIFLGIFKVYPELTKACIEKGCDMNGKVSIEIYEPIDVKKTKYMFPLD; this is encoded by the coding sequence TTGAAAGTTTTTTTAGGCGTTATTCTTGCCTTAATTATTTCTGGGATCGGTTATTTTTACTATCTAGGTGCATTCGATACCGTTCTGGTAAAGGAAGAAACATTAGGACCGTTCTATGTTCTTTCGCATGATAGAATGGGAAATTATAGGAATGTAGGAGAAACTTACGAGGTTATCCAAAAAGAATTTCCGGAGAAGGGACTCAAAAATTACAAACTATTTGGGATCTATAAGGATAATCCGAATACGGTTCCCGAAGAAAAATTAAGATGTGAAGTAGGGGCTTTGTTTTCGGAGCCAATTACGGAAGTTCCTTTGGGGTTTTCTTTACCTTTAAAATATAAGGTGATCGAAAAGAAAAGATACTTAACTGCTGACTTTCCGCTGAAAAGTTTCGTTTCTATCTTTCTTGGGATTTTCAAAGTTTATCCGGAACTCACAAAAGCCTGTATTGAAAAAGGTTGTGACATGAATGGAAAAGTGTCGATCGAGATTTATGAGCCGATCGACGTTAAAAAAACGAAATATATGTTCCCATTGGATTAA
- the add gene encoding adenosine deaminase encodes MGVTFSEILERIRILDRDVSELNRLKSRLPADRPYSSSLQISFDKQINNLLNERIRLLDLEISDPPRWLLGDTDAYDSGQRTASAFLEPADLSSKKLQDQDVINLIRELPKTEIHLHLEACVNKDTMKKLMVKNGIQLSDEEFEAKFNFKDLNGFIQVFFFIQSLVKEPADLYYFVGSLAEYMRANRILYTEVFFAPSKFIQNGLDFDEMVSQLVEGIREEKEKDGLEIRLLVDVSRSFGPENAMNNLNRVLKLKHKEVIGIGLGGAELMGPARDYAEVFKKAKEAGLRTVAHSGEDDGPWAIWEAVELCKAERIGHGTSAIQDPELVNYLRENKIPIEICVTSNVFTGKYVRKEQNHPVRYYYDQGLPLCINTDDPEIFNVNLTYEYFKLWRFLDFSLDEIVDLIRQGVYATFHPQKETLWKDMEAQIKKVKEKYGLLEPSLK; translated from the coding sequence GTGGGCGTGACCTTCTCAGAAATTTTGGAAAGAATCCGGATCTTAGACCGGGATGTCTCCGAATTGAACCGTCTGAAGAGCCGACTCCCAGCCGACAGGCCTTATTCTTCTTCTCTCCAAATTTCTTTCGACAAACAGATCAATAATCTACTGAACGAAAGGATCCGACTTCTAGATCTGGAAATTTCAGATCCACCTCGTTGGCTTTTAGGAGATACAGACGCTTACGATTCAGGCCAAAGAACAGCTTCTGCATTTTTAGAACCTGCTGATCTTTCTTCCAAAAAATTACAAGATCAGGATGTTATCAACCTGATCAGAGAATTACCTAAGACGGAGATCCATCTTCACTTGGAAGCCTGCGTCAATAAGGACACCATGAAAAAACTCATGGTCAAAAACGGGATACAACTCAGCGACGAAGAGTTCGAAGCTAAGTTTAATTTTAAAGACCTAAACGGTTTTATCCAAGTATTCTTCTTTATCCAGAGTTTGGTGAAAGAACCTGCCGACCTTTATTATTTTGTGGGAAGTCTCGCAGAATATATGAGAGCAAACAGGATCCTTTACACCGAAGTTTTCTTTGCTCCTTCTAAATTTATACAAAACGGTTTGGACTTCGACGAAATGGTAAGCCAACTTGTGGAAGGTATTAGAGAAGAGAAGGAGAAGGATGGACTTGAGATCCGACTTCTTGTCGATGTTTCCAGATCATTTGGTCCTGAAAATGCGATGAACAACTTAAATAGAGTTCTAAAGCTCAAACATAAGGAAGTTATCGGGATCGGTTTGGGTGGTGCAGAGCTTATGGGGCCTGCTCGAGATTACGCAGAAGTATTCAAAAAAGCTAAAGAAGCAGGACTCAGAACAGTTGCTCACTCTGGGGAAGATGATGGTCCTTGGGCAATTTGGGAAGCAGTAGAACTTTGTAAGGCGGAGCGTATCGGCCACGGAACTTCTGCCATTCAAGATCCTGAGCTGGTAAATTATCTAAGAGAAAACAAGATCCCTATAGAGATTTGTGTTACGTCTAACGTGTTTACTGGGAAATATGTTCGTAAGGAACAGAACCACCCGGTTCGTTACTATTACGATCAAGGTCTTCCGCTTTGTATCAATACCGATGACCCCGAAATATTTAATGTCAATCTAACTTACGAATATTTCAAACTTTGGAGATTTTTAGACTTCTCCTTGGATGAGATCGTAGATTTGATCCGACAAGGTGTATATGCCACCTTCCATCCTCAAAAAGAAACACTTTGGAAGGATATGGAAGCCCAAATTAAGAAAGTAAAAGAGAAATACGGTCTTTTAGAGCCTAGCCTGAAATAG
- a CDS encoding DegT/DnrJ/EryC1/StrS family aminotransferase — translation MITARKTFLPFALPSISERAIEEVAAVLRSGWITQGPKVKEFEEEFAKYTGAEFALAMNSATAGLHLALESIGLCSEDAVLVPAVTFTATAETVCYFGAEPILTDVDPIFNLMTEATLKETIQKECVFSKGNLVHKKTGKTVRAVMPVHLAGAVCDMDSINSLAKEYHLYVIEDSAHAFPAVHKGEKIGTHGDFTVFSFYATKGITTGEGGMVTTRHAHFAERMKLMRLHGINRETYGRPGWYYEVVSPGFKYNMNDIAAAIGLVQLAEAEDLWKRRIQIAEIYRSEFADLPFLHVPLPAIEGEHSWHLFRVEVDTVPGKINRDILCSELQKRNIGSSLHFIPLYEHPFYQRFGYERKDYPNADAMYKRTLSLPLFAGMTDADIEDVVTAIKDIFTNL, via the coding sequence ATGATCACAGCAAGAAAAACGTTTTTACCTTTCGCACTCCCCTCGATTTCCGAAAGAGCAATCGAAGAAGTGGCGGCGGTACTACGCTCCGGCTGGATCACCCAAGGTCCGAAGGTAAAAGAATTCGAAGAAGAGTTTGCAAAATACACGGGAGCAGAATTTGCCCTGGCAATGAATTCGGCGACCGCTGGACTTCACCTTGCTCTTGAATCCATCGGACTTTGTTCCGAAGATGCTGTACTTGTTCCTGCAGTAACATTTACCGCAACGGCAGAGACAGTTTGTTATTTTGGAGCAGAGCCAATTCTTACCGACGTTGACCCAATCTTCAATCTGATGACTGAGGCTACCTTAAAGGAAACTATCCAAAAAGAATGTGTATTCTCCAAAGGTAATCTGGTTCATAAAAAGACAGGAAAAACCGTGCGTGCGGTAATGCCTGTACATCTTGCGGGTGCAGTCTGCGATATGGATTCAATCAATTCACTCGCAAAAGAATATCATCTTTATGTAATTGAAGATTCCGCTCATGCCTTCCCTGCGGTTCATAAGGGAGAGAAGATCGGAACCCACGGCGATTTTACAGTATTCAGTTTTTATGCTACTAAAGGGATCACTACCGGAGAAGGTGGAATGGTCACCACTCGTCATGCTCACTTCGCTGAAAGAATGAAACTGATGAGACTTCACGGAATTAACAGAGAAACTTACGGACGTCCTGGCTGGTATTACGAAGTAGTCTCTCCAGGTTTTAAATATAATATGAATGATATCGCTGCAGCGATTGGACTTGTGCAGCTTGCAGAGGCAGAGGATCTCTGGAAAAGAAGAATTCAAATCGCTGAAATCTACCGTTCCGAATTTGCAGACCTACCTTTCTTACATGTTCCTCTACCTGCGATTGAGGGAGAACATTCTTGGCATCTATTCAGGGTAGAAGTAGATACTGTTCCAGGAAAGATCAACAGAGATATTCTATGTTCTGAATTACAAAAACGAAATATAGGCTCCAGCCTTCATTTTATTCCTTTGTATGAGCATCCTTTTTACCAAAGATTCGGATACGAAAGAAAGGATTATCCGAATGCAGACGCGATGTATAAGAGAACTCTTTCTCTTCCTCTATTTGCAGGAATGACCGATGCAGATATTGAAGATGTTGTTACTGCAATAAAAGATATTTTTACAAATCTGTAA
- a CDS encoding DUF4160 domain-containing protein encodes MPTVLKIFGYRFHFYSNEGNEPPHIHCRKENSECKFWLNTVLLAENKGFRNHEVREVERLVFEYRERFLEAYHEFHNWK; translated from the coding sequence ATGCCGACAGTTTTAAAAATATTCGGATATCGTTTTCATTTCTATTCGAATGAAGGCAATGAACCTCCACATATTCATTGCCGAAAAGAAAATTCGGAATGCAAATTCTGGTTAAATACTGTATTATTAGCAGAGAACAAAGGATTTCGAAACCACGAAGTTCGAGAGGTCGAAAGGCTTGTATTCGAATATAGAGAACGATTTTTAGAGGCCTACCATGAGTTCCACAACTGGAAATAA
- a CDS encoding DUF2442 domain-containing protein, translated as MSSTTGNNLVSNVPAIKVWVENRMIYLELNDGRILGFPADRFKLLKAASDSQLQEVKLELKGRALRWESLDEDLTVQGILEGRFQLPLEHST; from the coding sequence ATGAGTTCCACAACTGGAAATAATCTAGTTTCAAATGTGCCTGCTATCAAGGTCTGGGTAGAAAATCGTATGATCTATTTAGAATTGAACGATGGCAGAATTTTAGGATTTCCTGCTGACAGATTCAAACTGCTCAAAGCTGCCTCCGACTCCCAACTCCAAGAAGTTAAATTAGAATTAAAAGGACGTGCTCTCCGGTGGGAAAGCTTGGACGAAGACCTAACTGTTCAAGGAATTTTAGAAGGAAGATTTCAACTACCCTTGGAACATTCTACTTAA
- a CDS encoding carbon-nitrogen hydrolase family protein, which produces MHRFLLGLIQLNSGTDVDLNLRKCETFIREAASEGAKLIGLPENFPFLGSEKEKLERAEEIKTKTVNLLSDISNKLNITILAGGFPNPAPNGKVFNTSIIFGPDGKEKFEYHKIHLFDTDPGDGIEYRESRTVESGHVVPETYKSPELGNISSVICYDLRFPELFREIVKKDADIIFVPSAFTKITGQAHWEILLRARAIENQCFIFAPAQTGIHLKGRETYGHSLVVDPWGQILGDAGEGEKILLTEIDLEEVQKVRKKIPALKHIRIHS; this is translated from the coding sequence ATGCACCGTTTTCTTTTAGGTCTGATCCAATTAAACAGTGGAACCGACGTAGACTTAAATCTACGAAAATGCGAAACCTTTATTCGTGAAGCTGCGTCCGAAGGTGCAAAGCTGATCGGCCTTCCTGAAAATTTTCCCTTCTTAGGATCTGAAAAGGAGAAGTTAGAAAGAGCAGAAGAGATCAAAACTAAAACGGTTAATCTTCTTTCTGATATATCAAATAAATTGAATATAACGATCCTTGCAGGCGGGTTCCCAAATCCCGCTCCGAACGGAAAGGTTTTTAATACTTCTATCATATTCGGACCAGACGGAAAGGAAAAATTCGAATATCATAAAATCCATTTATTCGATACTGATCCTGGAGACGGGATTGAATATAGAGAATCCAGAACCGTTGAATCCGGTCACGTTGTTCCGGAGACATACAAAAGTCCGGAGCTTGGAAATATATCTTCAGTAATCTGCTACGACCTACGCTTTCCAGAATTATTTCGGGAAATTGTGAAGAAGGATGCGGATATAATCTTTGTTCCTTCTGCATTTACTAAGATCACCGGACAGGCTCATTGGGAAATTTTGTTAAGGGCAAGAGCAATCGAGAACCAATGTTTTATATTTGCGCCTGCTCAAACCGGAATTCACTTAAAAGGAAGAGAAACTTATGGGCATTCTCTTGTAGTAGATCCATGGGGCCAGATCCTTGGAGATGCGGGAGAAGGAGAGAAAATCCTTTTAACAGAAATAGATCTAGAAGAAGTGCAGAAGGTCCGTAAGAAAATTCCTGCTTTAAAACATATACGAATCCATTCTTAA
- a CDS encoding MBL fold metallo-hydrolase, whose product MKLKITFLAIFALLLLVFCTALGIPKLAVSEIPELEKISKDTRLENPSSLTKLKFTIFKTGEKKASSAFIFEGGPLFHRKQIYHSVVLVEHPKGTFLFDSGLGTQIQEQYKDHRFYVKPMVTYQNPNPLVSQLKANGINAEKIGDIILSHLHWDHAGGVEDFPKARIWSTEDGRKHLQEFGVEKGYLPKQLDSENIIWKNLGFSSKAYENYSKSLDWFDDGSVVFVPMEGHTAGDVGMFLNLPSGKRFFFTGDITWAKEGFEIPSHRTRLLRSIVDRDQELVGKEIYRVHSLLKAYPNLEVVPAHDGEVIDRLGLYPHWTE is encoded by the coding sequence ATGAAACTTAAAATTACATTTTTGGCGATATTCGCTCTTTTACTTTTAGTATTTTGTACTGCATTAGGAATTCCTAAATTAGCAGTTTCAGAAATTCCTGAGTTGGAAAAAATATCCAAGGATACTCGACTAGAAAACCCTTCCAGTTTGACCAAACTCAAATTTACGATCTTTAAAACTGGGGAGAAGAAGGCGTCTTCTGCATTCATATTCGAGGGCGGTCCTTTATTTCACAGAAAACAGATCTATCATAGTGTTGTTCTTGTGGAGCATCCAAAAGGTACTTTTTTATTCGATTCGGGTCTCGGAACTCAAATCCAAGAACAATATAAGGACCATAGATTTTATGTAAAACCTATGGTGACTTATCAAAATCCGAATCCTTTAGTCTCACAGTTAAAGGCAAATGGAATCAATGCAGAGAAGATCGGAGACATCATTCTTTCACATCTCCATTGGGACCATGCAGGTGGAGTCGAAGATTTTCCCAAAGCAAGGATCTGGTCCACGGAAGATGGTAGAAAACATCTGCAAGAATTTGGGGTGGAGAAGGGATACTTACCCAAACAATTAGATTCGGAAAATATAATATGGAAAAATCTGGGTTTTTCCTCTAAAGCGTATGAGAACTATTCTAAAAGTTTAGATTGGTTCGATGATGGATCGGTTGTTTTCGTTCCGATGGAAGGTCATACTGCCGGAGATGTAGGGATGTTCTTGAACTTGCCATCCGGAAAACGATTCTTTTTTACGGGCGATATTACCTGGGCAAAAGAAGGCTTTGAAATTCCTTCTCATCGGACCAGATTGCTTAGATCTATTGTCGATAGAGACCAAGAGCTAGTTGGAAAGGAAATATATAGAGTGCATTCTCTTTTGAAAGCCTATCCGAATCTGGAAGTCGTTCCTGCTCACGATGGAGAAGTCATAGATCGTTTGGGATTATATCCACACTGGACTGAATAA
- a CDS encoding TetR/AcrR family transcriptional regulator — MAERLEIGGYAGTGLNDIVEDAKAPKGSIYFHFPGGKEELASLALLVSGNELAKELKAVLDSAKSVPAGIQRIFSALEYRLVSSGFSKGCPIMTTASETASEPSLVNSTCAAVFQDWISILDSFFRKNGFEESKSSELAIGILSLLEGAILISRTSRNTNAIRSASKTAKLLVSEK, encoded by the coding sequence ATGGCAGAACGATTGGAAATCGGGGGATATGCGGGAACTGGGCTAAACGATATCGTAGAAGACGCAAAAGCCCCCAAAGGATCCATTTATTTCCATTTTCCAGGCGGGAAGGAAGAATTGGCTTCCTTAGCTCTTCTGGTATCTGGCAACGAATTGGCCAAGGAATTGAAGGCGGTTTTGGATTCTGCCAAATCTGTTCCGGCCGGGATCCAAAGGATATTTTCTGCCTTGGAATATAGGCTCGTATCTTCCGGTTTTTCCAAGGGTTGCCCGATCATGACAACTGCTTCCGAGACAGCCTCGGAACCTTCTTTAGTTAACTCTACTTGCGCTGCTGTTTTCCAAGATTGGATCTCCATATTGGATTCGTTTTTCCGGAAGAACGGATTCGAGGAGAGCAAGTCTTCAGAACTCGCAATAGGCATCCTTTCCTTATTGGAAGGTGCCATTTTGATCTCTAGGACAAGCCGAAATACGAATGCGATACGATCTGCTTCTAAAACGGCAAAACTTCTCGTTTCGGAGAAATAA
- a CDS encoding inorganic diphosphatase: protein MQHPWHEASPGPNPPHEIHALVEIPSGSKAKFEVDKESGLIKLDRVLFASAHYPAHYGFIPQTLGDDKDPLDILVLCSEEVPPLCLVPARVVGVMRMIDRGEGDEKILAVASGDRSFDGIEHVSQLPNSFRAELTHFFSVYKQLEKKEVRVEEPEGPEVAKELILRALDFYKQKFPKK from the coding sequence ATACAACATCCTTGGCACGAGGCCAGCCCTGGCCCAAATCCTCCTCACGAAATTCATGCACTTGTAGAAATTCCTTCCGGAAGTAAGGCAAAATTCGAAGTGGATAAGGAATCTGGACTCATCAAACTGGACCGAGTGCTTTTCGCTTCCGCTCATTATCCTGCTCATTATGGTTTTATACCTCAGACCTTGGGAGATGATAAGGATCCTTTGGATATTTTAGTTCTCTGTTCTGAGGAAGTTCCTCCACTTTGTTTGGTGCCCGCAAGAGTGGTCGGGGTCATGAGAATGATAGATAGAGGGGAAGGAGACGAGAAGATCCTGGCTGTCGCCTCTGGAGATAGAAGTTTTGACGGGATAGAACATGTCTCGCAGCTTCCTAACTCCTTTAGAGCAGAGCTGACCCACTTCTTCTCCGTATATAAACAATTAGAAAAAAAAGAAGTTAGAGTAGAAGAACCGGAAGGCCCCGAGGTAGCAAAAGAGCTAATCCTCAGAGCATTAGATTTTTATAAACAGAAGTTCCCTAAAAAGTAA
- a CDS encoding adenylate/guanylate cyclase domain-containing protein, with the protein MKSLKVFPLILVLVLTLFSCRNKTSPKISPLAENGVLDLRDWNFGEDGIVKLDGEWKFQWMKLAVSRPDLGHKDAQTHIVNIPGNWNQIPKLEGMNPLMAFGYGTYTLKIIPGQNQGRLMMHFQGAGTAASIYLDGKKIMGNGVVGPDANSSRPQYLPLYVSIGQPNKEMLLQVEISNFDHYKGGLWESLRMGTEADLLNFRDNSSFSEMFLFGSIIIMALYHFGLYSLRRRDMTGLFFGAFCASICLRIFVTGERFLILKFPHLPWEFFNKLEYISFYLAVPFFVYYLDALYPNSFSAKLRKFFIGFNLVVSAIVVVTPASIYTHTLIPFQVCLIFVILWIFFVLVRLVRNKAEGSLMALGGVIALTAAAINDSLYSQAVINTGYYLPLGLFVFIFVQSYLLSFRFSQAFLYIERLSDNLLEVNKAYSRFVPLAFLKFLNKSDITEIGLGDQVQREMTILFSDIRSFTKLSEKMTPKDNFDFLNSYMRKMGPIIRKHGGFIDKYLGDGIMALFPSLPDHALDAAMEMLRELESLNQSRADRHYEPIQIGIGLHTGTLMLGTIGEEERMDGTVISDAVNLASRIEGLTKEFHANLLLSENTYRKLKNRRKYSFKKLGKVKVKGKSKSSEVYEVLG; encoded by the coding sequence ATGAAATCTCTTAAAGTTTTTCCACTCATATTGGTTCTGGTCCTGACGTTATTCTCCTGTCGAAACAAAACTTCCCCTAAAATTTCTCCCCTTGCAGAAAATGGGGTTTTGGATCTAAGAGATTGGAACTTTGGGGAAGATGGGATCGTAAAATTAGATGGTGAGTGGAAATTCCAATGGATGAAGTTGGCGGTAAGCAGACCGGATCTTGGACATAAAGATGCTCAAACTCATATAGTCAATATTCCCGGTAACTGGAACCAAATTCCCAAGCTGGAAGGTATGAATCCTTTAATGGCTTTTGGATACGGGACTTATACTTTAAAAATTATTCCTGGTCAAAATCAGGGAAGGTTAATGATGCATTTCCAAGGAGCAGGAACTGCAGCTTCTATCTATTTGGATGGGAAGAAGATCATGGGGAATGGTGTTGTAGGTCCAGATGCAAACTCATCTCGTCCTCAGTATCTTCCTCTATATGTTTCGATTGGACAACCAAACAAAGAAATGTTACTCCAAGTAGAGATTTCGAACTTTGATCATTATAAGGGGGGACTTTGGGAATCTCTTAGGATGGGCACGGAAGCTGATCTTCTGAACTTCAGGGATAATAGCTCCTTCAGTGAGATGTTCTTGTTTGGAAGTATCATCATCATGGCTTTATACCATTTCGGTTTGTATTCTTTAAGAAGAAGGGACATGACCGGTTTGTTTTTCGGAGCATTTTGCGCGAGTATCTGTTTGCGCATATTTGTGACCGGAGAAAGATTCCTGATTTTAAAATTTCCCCATCTACCTTGGGAATTTTTTAATAAGTTGGAATATATTTCCTTCTACTTGGCCGTTCCTTTCTTCGTTTATTATCTTGATGCATTGTATCCTAATTCATTCTCTGCTAAGTTAAGAAAATTCTTCATCGGATTTAACCTGGTAGTATCTGCTATTGTGGTGGTTACTCCCGCAAGTATTTATACTCATACTCTAATTCCATTCCAAGTATGTTTAATTTTCGTAATATTATGGATCTTCTTCGTATTAGTCCGTTTGGTTAGAAACAAGGCAGAAGGATCATTAATGGCGTTAGGAGGAGTAATCGCCCTAACTGCGGCTGCTATTAATGATAGTTTATACTCTCAAGCCGTGATCAATACAGGATATTATCTTCCATTAGGATTATTCGTTTTCATATTTGTACAGTCTTACCTGCTCTCTTTCCGCTTTTCCCAGGCATTCTTATACATAGAACGTTTATCAGATAACTTGTTAGAAGTGAACAAGGCCTATAGTAGATTTGTTCCATTAGCATTCTTGAAATTTTTGAATAAGAGTGATATCACAGAGATCGGTTTGGGAGATCAGGTCCAAAGAGAAATGACAATCCTATTTTCAGATATCAGATCCTTTACTAAACTTTCAGAGAAGATGACTCCTAAAGACAATTTCGACTTCTTGAATTCTTATATGAGAAAAATGGGGCCTATTATCCGAAAACACGGCGGTTTCATAGATAAGTATTTAGGAGACGGGATCATGGCGCTCTTTCCAAGTTTGCCAGATCATGCTTTGGACGCTGCAATGGAAATGCTCCGAGAGCTAGAAAGTTTAAACCAATCCAGAGCGGATCGACATTATGAACCGATACAGATAGGTATCGGACTGCATACTGGAACATTGATGCTTGGGACGATCGGAGAAGAAGAAAGAATGGACGGGACAGTCATCTCTGATGCGGTCAATCTTGCTTCTAGGATCGAAGGATTGACTAAAGAGTTTCATGCGAACCTTCTACTTAGCGAAAATACATACCGCAAGTTGAAGAATCGCAGAAAGTATTCCTTTAAAAAATTAGGCAAAGTCAAAGTAAAAGGAAAATCCAAGTCCAGCGAAGTATACGAGGTCTTGGGCTGA
- a CDS encoding alpha/beta fold hydrolase, protein MITLATSVFGIVLCKGEIIKTSVHGPTGKISYKDEGFGGMPVVFIHSFGGNVSHWEEIKETLVPNRRVVRIELRGHGDSEFPKDGDYRISSMAQDLATVVNLLGLQRFVLVGHSMGGSVALQYAGENPSRVAGLVLVDSNGDPKKLPESVRDQIKRALLSDMYVQTSEAYWEQLLANSKPEVKERLMEELTRVPKDTVIKITSELLDYDPNHSLKRYVGPKLAIVTPENDDQFALHRLHLGFPHTVVANAGHWLQLDQPEEFRNILETFLQKF, encoded by the coding sequence ATGATTACTTTAGCAACTTCCGTTTTTGGCATTGTTCTTTGTAAAGGTGAAATTATTAAAACCTCCGTCCATGGTCCTACTGGAAAAATTTCCTATAAAGACGAGGGATTCGGTGGGATGCCAGTCGTATTCATCCATTCTTTCGGTGGGAATGTTTCTCATTGGGAAGAGATTAAGGAGACTCTCGTTCCGAACAGAAGAGTAGTTCGGATAGAGCTAAGAGGGCACGGTGATTCAGAATTTCCTAAAGATGGAGATTATAGAATCTCTTCCATGGCTCAGGATCTAGCCACAGTTGTAAATCTTTTGGGACTTCAAAGATTTGTTCTAGTGGGGCATAGTATGGGGGGAAGTGTAGCATTACAATATGCAGGAGAGAATCCAAGTAGAGTTGCAGGACTCGTCCTCGTAGATTCAAATGGAGATCCTAAAAAATTGCCTGAGTCTGTTCGGGACCAAATCAAGAGGGCATTGCTCTCAGATATGTATGTGCAAACATCTGAGGCGTATTGGGAGCAGTTATTGGCGAATTCTAAACCGGAAGTAAAAGAAAGACTGATGGAAGAATTAACTAGAGTTCCGAAAGATACGGTGATCAAGATCACTTCTGAGTTATTGGATTATGATCCGAACCATTCTTTAAAAAGATATGTGGGCCCAAAACTTGCAATAGTCACGCCTGAGAACGACGACCAATTTGCATTGCATAGACTACATTTAGGATTTCCTCATACTGTAGTTGCAAATGCGGGTCATTGGTTGCAATTGGACCAGCCGGAAGAATTTCGTAATATCCTGGAAACCTTCTTACAAAAATTCTAA